In the Nomascus leucogenys isolate Asia chromosome 5, Asia_NLE_v1, whole genome shotgun sequence genome, one interval contains:
- the LOC105739173 gene encoding uncharacterized protein LOC105739173, whose protein sequence is MPGRASHSDLNDPGTGITPRQQRWGPRGTGPTQGGSSPRSRALSPVPGTSRPAEPGPACEVESTGSPENARLQRRLLGNRSPTLPQARVPGAAEKGGPAGGGAGQDLPGGSGPAPPPTRTQLEQEPQAAREKEKMPPPAGQTQEPARSPAPPRPRKHADLLSSHWFLPALATPLTTPDGDTEGRGQSQVPFRIFPCSPAAA, encoded by the coding sequence ATGCCAGGACGGGCTTCGCACTCGGATCTGAATGACCCTGGAACAGGAATCACCCCACGCCAACAGCGATGGGGGCCCCGCGGCACCGGCCCGACCCAAGGAGGAAGCAGCCCGAGAAGCAGAGCCCTGTCCCCAGTCCCCGGAACCTCGCGCCCCGCCGAGCCCGGCCCGGCCTGCGAAGTGGAGAGCACAGGGAGCCCCGAGAACGCCCGGTTGCAAAGGAGGCTCCTCGGAAATCGCAGCCCAACCCTACCCCAGGCCCGGGTTCCAGGAGCCGCAGAAAAAGGAGGACCGGCGGGAGGAGGCGCAGGCCAGGACTTACCTGGCGGCAGCGGCCCCGCACCTCCTCCAACGCGGACTCAGTTGGAACAAGAACCGCAGGCCGCtcgagaaaaggaaaaaatgcctCCGCCGGCGGGGCAGACCCAGGAGCCTGCACGcagccccgccccaccccgccctCGCAAACATGCCGACCTCCTCAGCTCCCATTGGTTTCTGCCAGCACTAGCCACGCCCCTGACCACCCCAGATGGGGACACGGAGGGGCGGGGCCAGTCCCAAGTGCCTTTCAGGATCTTTCCCTGCTCCCCTGCTGCTGCCTGA